gaaaaatcttaGGGGTAGTTGACTTAACTAAAACCAAAGATCCAATTTCTCATAGAAACTAAGAAAGTAAACTAAACTAAACTATACAATCATTCATGCAAATTCTTGTTCCTATTTGTACAAATCTAAATCATGAAAACTATTACTAGTAAAGATTCATCTTGTAACATAAGGCTTAAACTAAACTAAACTATACAATCATTCATGCAAATTCTTGTTCCTATTTGTACAAATCTAAATCATGAAAACTATTACTAGTAAAGATTCATCTTGTAACATAAGGCTTTCTTTCAATTGGTTTTCTTGAATTTTGCTTTGGTAGAACGAAATAGGTTCAAGCTAAGATTCTGCTCGTGACCATAACGGTATACtaataaaaaatgaaataaaaaagatATGTAGTAATTTGCATGGCTTTTCAAGAAATTGGAATTAGCCTCCCACCAAGTTTCATCATCTTCTTGAATTCATCAAAATTAACCATACCATCACCATCTACATCAATTTTCCTTATCATTTCCTTACAATCTTCCAATTTCTTCCCTTGATTCAATCCCAAAGATGAAAGTACTTTACTCAACTCTTCCTCTGATATTAATCCATCTTTATCataatcaaatacatcaaatgcATCTTTAAGATCCCTCTCTCTATTTGCCTCCTCTTCTTGATTCATTTCTCCACTATTTTCTTGACTACCAATTACTCCTTGTATTCCCAAGAATGAATGACAAAGCTCATAAAACTCATCAAGATCAATTAAACCATCTTTATTTGAATCAACTTTTTCCACCATTTCAACTATATCTCTATCCTCCATATAAATACCAATATTGTTGAGTGATTGCTTTAGCTCTTGCTTTGTTATGTAACCATCATTGTTCTTGTCAAAAGTTGCAAATATACTCCTTAACTCAACCTTGTTATGGCTATTTGAAGTACTCCTTTTCATGATTTTTTGTTCAACCAAAGGTGGTGAAGTTGAAGTTGAGTTCTTGAAAAGAGGAGATGAAGATGGAGTTTGAGCTTTGATTGAAAGAGAAAAGATCCAAGATTGGAATTTTTTTGTTGGGAAATTGAAAAGGGTTGTAATTAAACCAAGAATGAAGAGAAATGCTAAGAAAAGTATGCTTAGAGTCAACATTTTTTGGCTCTTCTTGTTCTTGGGATTCAATGAAACAGAACATGAAAGATGAAAAAGAGTTTCAAAGTTAAGTATAGGAATATAGTTATCTTGAAATGAAATAAGAAAGTATTGAAAGGGAAGTATACGCGTTTATTTGATGCTTTTGCtttaacttttattttttattttaaatcttgatCCCACACAAACGCGTGAAACTGTAATAGGAGTAACTGTAAATTAATTCTTTTTTCGCTATACGCGTGGTTTCCATCATTTATTCTAGGTGAAGTAGGGTTAGGTTGGGTGGTGGTGAAGGGGGTGGAtggagggggggggggtgtcAGAATTATAATTAATGGGATTAGTCAAAACTTACTTGTACGTTACACTAAAACCTAAAAGTAAATAATTTGATTATACTCTCTGATATAGTTCGCGCTTATGGAATTAAATTTGAAAACTAAATTGGATTATTTCAactcaatattttaaaattttaattcaaatatttaaaagcTATACGAAAAGTGCTACTATAAATTACAATTTTTCTCAtgtcaaaataataaaatatataaattttaaaaagttGGCCAAACTTCACACAATTTAACACTCAAAAAACCAAATATGCCATCTAATCTAAAATAGAGGGAGCATCCTTCTTCAAATTAGGATACTAGTATTGACTACACCATAAATTTTCTATTACTCGGTTATACtagttccttttttttttctttccctttgaCAGTTTAAATACATATTTGCGTACAACTCGATTATTTTGTTGAGATCGAAATATGCACTAAATACTTTTTGAGAGGTCTCCTTCAAATTGCCGATATGGTTATCAAAATCAACATCAACATTCAGGATTCAAATCCAAGTAATAGTATAAGTCCCTTTAGCTATTGTTCTTGagaaatgacctagtctgacccGTTTCTAGGTTTGGCGAATTATAAACAATAATCGAGTCACTACTGTGTCGAATAAGTCTTAATGATGCATCTCTTCCAATGGCGAGACCATCTACTCGTACTTTTGAATCTAGAAGTACCGGTGGAGGGCAAGAAACTACTCAACTCCACACATTTGTAATAGTAACAATGTTATTATTGAAAAGTATAATTAATATCTAGTAAATAAGTTAAGGTGCATAAATTGATTCGGAACATTATCATTGTAAAAAATATTACCGTTATGAACGTTATTGCAAAAGAATAATGTTAAGTGTATTACACCATATACCCCACCATCACCTATGCAACACCAAAACATCACTTTTGAACCCCACAACAAAAGTTTAATTTATAGTTTTTCTTTGAGTGGATGTAATTTGATAAGTTATTAATTCACCCATAACTTTGGATGGTCAGAAAATGACAAGAAAAGGAGACCACCAAAACCTTCCAAAAACCGCATCCACTACAAAAAACATTAGCTTTTCATTTGATTCCAAACAAGTATTCCAAAATTCTTGCCTCTTTATTGAGTTAAATACAAACTGGAAAAGCATTTTTACTAAAGCAAAGAATCTTTCTTGATATATCATATTTAAAAAACTGTACATTTTAGCCGGCTGGGAAGAGTTGATTTTATAGTCAattataaatgttcttttaattATATGATCATTTTCACATGATATCGATAAAAAGATAATATAAGATATCTATAAATGAAAttatttaccctcaaaatcggataacaattgaatttataagtGGTTCAAAGGATACGTGGAATAGTTTGACACAAAGCGATAGATTGAATTATAGATGAAGCaaacaataataaagtaaattcaaaccgTATGACTTGAACAGTTATAACCTTGGAAAATAAGTCTCACCCGAATTGGATGTGATTCAAATGATATCAAATACAGAAGAACAGTAgcttgcaaaaagaaaaataatattataatacTTTGGgatgcgtgttacaatgtgttTTGCAAActatcagaccccctttatatagtaggagagtcctactttaggtacaattctTTAAAATGTAGAAAATCCCATGATTTTCTAATCATCCGGTCTCtcattgatacgtgccgagattcccTCTGATCGATTACGAATATTTCGTCCTTCCGTTATTCGGTGTGATAATGTTTCCTCGAGCTCATTTGGAATTGGGGTCAGTTCTGGAGTCACAGACTCGATAATCTTGAAGATGTATGTTCTAACCTCGTACCTTGGTTCGATGGAACTCGGGGTTGATCTTCAATCCTTTTCGTTTCAGTCCCGATCTGTCATGCAATAGAAGAACCTGACTTtgatcgtatacagatagtcccgtCGTTTTCGGATAGTAAACAATGAGAAACGATATGAGCCATCGATCCTCGTCCCGATACTTCGCGTAAAAAACGACAAAATGGACGAAACGTCTCGTCAGTCACGTCTCAACGGCATTAAATGTTCGTTAGTTGCTGGTCGACCACTGCAGGTTTTGAACCGTCGTttgaaaactataaatacctcttCCTTCATTTATTCAAACTTTACATCCAATATTTTCCTACTCTTGCTCTTAAAGAATCTTTGCATTTTCTAGTACTTATACCCAAATTTCTTGAGAGCTTTGTAAGAATTCCCCATTTGTTTGAACTTTTAAGCACACTCTTTTAATTCCTTCTTATTTATCTTTATCCAAAAAATGGCGAAGACTTTTAAAACAGTTCCTCAAAAAGAAACTGCTTCTTCATCACGGCCGGTCGGTGAGGAACGAACGGTGGAGCCTCCTCTTGAGGCATTTATTCCTGGCGGGTGCTCGGTGATCAGCGACTTTAAAGTCGAAAAACCTTCACCTCTTCCGGGCCGGGGTGAAAAGGTATCGAGATATATTTGCTCGATCACCAAAGAGACTCTCCCTACAGCCATAAAGGACTGCAACTGGGATGGAAAAGACGTGGCGGTGCCTTGCCCCGAAGAAGATATCACTACCCACGTTAAGGGATACTTAAGtatttacacttatccctttacGCTGGGTCTATTGGACCTGGTGATCATCCAGCTCTGCAAAAGGTACAAGTGTGCCTTGGTAAGATATATCTTCGTTCTGGAGGATAGTTATTCTCCTCCGATTCTTCATGAGTAAGATCGACGGATGCCCATTCATCGTTGACCATCTGATGCGCCTGTACAGTCCCCGATTCTTCCGGGGAAGACTGATTAACTTGCGCACTTGGCCTCTAAAGCCCCGTTCTCGAGCATCGATGAAGATTGAGATCGAGGCTGGCTAGGCTTatttgtccgagtgaggacctcaAACCTGATCCCGACCAAGGACATGCCGTTCCTTAAGGAGTAGAACACAAAGCGTAAGTAAAGttccatttttctcaaaattttatttttactctCTTTTTATCCTTTCTAATCGATGTTCGGTGTCGATGCAGCTGTTGCTCGGGTTTCGGATGCAGTTCCTCGACTCAAGGAATGGGTTAAGGACATTGTTTCACAGAAAACATATTCTGAGCACACTTGGCGTTAACTTTTGAAGGGCTGGTAGGAGGCTCGTTCTCATGGTAAGATTACTTTCTTGAGTGAGCAACACTCGGGTCCCCTTTGTGCTATTGAGTTCttacttttattttcttttttcttttatgtcTTTCCAAGGATGTTGCTATTAGGCCTCCATCCGATGATGAGGACGTACCCCCCAAGTCCCCTGCTCCGAGGTAGGGTGATGAGAAGAAAAGGAAGAGGGCCCCGAGTTCCCCGAGCTCGAAAAAGAAGAGAACAAAAGAAGTCTGGTGCTAAAATCTAAAGGTAGCACCAGTGCTCAGGCATCCTCTTTGAACTCACGCCTTCGACTGAGGGATgagttagaagaagaagaagaaacctcCGAACTGGTGGCCTATGTGCGGTCAGGGTTTGAGGTACAAGGGGCCTCCGAGTTAGAGAGAGATGGGGCCTATCTGCCTCGAGCCAGGGAGGTAAACGAGGAGATCATGGCCGAGGCCAGTATTGAGGCCATAATCGAGACCGATACGGAGGCCGGGTCGAGGCCAATATTGAGGCCGTGGTCGGGGCCTCTCAGGATGAGGGCGGAGCCTCGAAGGATGTACTCGGTGTGATAGACATCACCGAGTTGCCTTTATTCATTGAATCAATAATCAACGAGGCTCAGGCAGCCAACCCTCTCCTTAGCGAGGGCCCCCATAGGGTGGCAGACCCATTTCACAACTTTTTTGATGGTGTAAACAATACCGCTTTGGAGGACATCACTAGGCTGGGTGACTTACCGATACCAAAAAGAGTCC
The Nicotiana sylvestris chromosome 11, ASM39365v2, whole genome shotgun sequence DNA segment above includes these coding regions:
- the LOC104227538 gene encoding calmodulin-like protein 3; its protein translation is MLTLSILFLAFLFILGLITTLFNFPTKKFQSWIFSLSIKAQTPSSSPLFKNSTSTSPPLVEQKIMKRSTSNSHNKVELRSIFATFDKNNDGYITKQELKQSLNNIGIYMEDRDIVEMVEKVDSNKDGLIDLDEFYELCHSFLGIQGVIGSQENSGEMNQEEEANRERDLKDAFDVFDYDKDGLISEEELSKVLSSLGLNQGKKLEDCKEMIRKIDVDGDGMVNFDEFKKMMKLGGRLIPIS